The genomic interval TCAATGGGAACAATTACAGCATTAGGAACAATTGGTGTAGGAATCTCAACACAAACAGGAATTAGTTTACCATTAGTAATGGCAACAGTAGTAGGTAGTGCATTATTATTAACTGGTGATCACTTATCATCAGATACTACAATCGCAGCAATTAGAACACAAGGTGTAGAATCAAGAGATAAGTTTAAAGCAAACTTAATGACAGTATTACCGGCAGTAATCATTACAGTAATCATCTTAACATTCTTATCAACTGGAAATGCAGAAGAGTTAGAAAGAGATTTCAACTTAGTAAGAACGCTTCCTTATGTAGCTATCATCGCTAGTGCATTACTTGGTGTAAACGTAATGGTAACATTAGGACTTGGAATTGGAACTGGAGCAGTTATCGGTTTAGCATATGGTGATTTCAATGTAGTAGAATTATTTGGTGTATTACAACGTGGTATGGGATGGATGGAAGACTTAGCAATCATCGCAATCATCGTTGGTGGATTAGTTGGACTAATGACTTATTATGGTGGAATTGATTTCTTATTAGAAAAAGTTACATCAAGAGTTAAGACGAAAAAAGGTGCGCAACTTGGAATGGCATCATTAGTAAGTTTAATTGACGTAGCAACAACAAATAATACAATTGCAATCCTTGCAGCAGGACCACTTGCAAAAGATTTATCAGAAGAATATGATATCGATCCCAAAAGAACAGCGAGTCTATTAGATGTATTCTCATCTGGTTTCCAAGGTATTACGCCTTATGCAGGACAATTATTAGTAGCAGCTGGAATTGCGGGAATTTCGCCAATGGAAATCGTACCATATTCATTCTATTCATTCTTAATGATTATATTTGGTTTAGTATTTATCTTCTTTGATATCTCAAAAATAACTAAAAAAAAATAAGTAAACACAAAATAAATATTTAGGGTAAAGAGCTAGAAGTTATCGAGTTTCTAGCTCTTCCCCTTTAAATTTAAAGAAAGGATTGACAAAAATGATTCGACAAGATCAAAATTTAGCATTTATGCTTCAATATGAAAATGTTGCTTGGTATGAGAATGCTTCTGTAAGAATACTAGACAGAAGGGTTTATCCAACTGAAGTAAAATTCGTTACTTGTCATACACACCAAGAAGTAGCAAAGGCAATAACAGACATGGTTACACAAAGTGCAGGACCTTATACAGCAGCTGGAATGGGAATGGCCTTAGCTGCTTATGAGTGTAGAAATTTATCAAAACAAGACCAAGTGACATATTTAGAAAAAGCAGCCTATACATTAGCAAATGCAAGACCAACAACAGCAAATAGAATGACATTAGTAACAAAAGGATGTTTAAAAGCAGCTTATAATGCATTAGAAAAAGGTGAAAAAGTTGATTTAGCGATTTTTAATCATACGATTAATTCATTAAATAACCGCTATTCAAGAATTAACACTGTAGCAAAATATTTAGTTGATATGTTTCCACAAAATGGTCATGTTATGACTCAATGTTTTGGAGAAACTATTGTTGGTATGATGCTTAAAGAAGCAAATATACAAAATAAGAATATTAAATTATTCGTTCCAGAAACAAGACCTTATTTACAAGGAGCTAGACTAACGGCTAGTGTTGCTTATGACCAAGGAATTGATACAACAGTTATAACAGATAATATGGCAGCATTCACTATGAAAACAAAACACATAGATGTATTTACCTCAGCAGCAGATTCAATTTGTTTAGATGGACATATCGTTAATAAAATTGGAACATTACAAATCGCAATTGTAGCTAAGAATTTTGGGGTACCATATTTTGTAACAGGTATACCTGATAAAGATTATCAAACAATTTCACAAGTAAAAATAGAAGAAAGAGATCCTAACTTAGCATTAGAATGTAGAGGAATTAAAAATACGATGGAAGGTGTTAAAGGATATTATCCATCATTTGATATTACACCTCCTCATTTAATTAGTGGAGTCGTGACAGATAAGGGAATTTATAGTCCCTATGATTTACATAGATATTTTGATACAAAAGTAGAAGACTATTATTAAAATAAGATTTTTAAAGGAGTGTATAAAAATTGTCTAAATTTAATAAACACTTTCGCATGGAAATTGAAGATGCTATTCTTTATGCAAAAGAAAAATTATCTATCTTTAACCAAGATGCAAAATTAAACGCAGTTGAGATTGGTGATGGAAATATTAATTACGTTTTTAAGGTTTGGGATGAAAATACAAAGCAATCCGTTGTTATTAAACAAGCGGATACGCTTCTTCGTTCATCTGGTAGACCACTTGACGTTGATAGAAACCGAATTGAAGCAGAAGTATTGATGCTTCAAGAAAAGTTAGCTACAGGATTAGTTCCAAAAATATATAAATATGATCCAGTAATGTGTGCTGTATCTATGGAAGATATATCTGACCATAGTAATTTACGTAAAGTCTTACTAGAAAGAAAAACCTATCCAACTTTAGCTGATGATATTACCACATTTATTGTTAACACACTTCTACCAACAACTGATTTAGTCATGGATTCAGGAGAAAAAAAGGATAATGTTAAAAAATATATTAACAAAGACCTTTGTAAGATTTCAGAAGATTTAGTTTTTACTGAACCATATATTGACTATAAAGGTCGTAATATTGTCTTAGATGAAAATATGGAGTTTGTTCGTAAAGAATTATACGAAGATAAAAAGTTAATTCTTGAAGCTGGAAAATTGAAAAATCAATTTATGAACAATGCACAAGCGTTAGTTCATGGGGATTTACATTCAGGTTCAATCTTTGTAAAAGAAAATTCTACTATCGTACTAGATCCAGAGTTTGCTTTTTATGGTCCAATGGGTTATGACCTAGGAAATGTAATTGGTAATTTATTTTTCGCTTGGGCAAATGCTTGTGTAACAGCTGATGCAAATGAAACTTTAGAATTTACTAATTGGATTTCAGAAACAATTGACAATATTGTTACGCTATTTAAAGAAAAATTTATTAAACTTTACAAAGAGACTGTCACAGATGTAATGGCAAAAGAAGAATTATATATGCATTGGTATTTAGATACAATTCTAGCAGATACAGCAGGTCTTGCTGGTACTGAAATGCTTAGACGTGTTGTAGGTGATTCAAAAGTAGCTGACGTTACAAGTATTAAAGATATTGAGGCTAGAGTTAAAGCAGAACGTCTATTAATTCGTGCTGCGAAAACCTTTATTTTAGAAAGAGAAAACATTAAGTATGGAAAACAATATGTAGATATCTTTAAAAGTAACATTTAAGGAGAGATATAAATTGAATAGCTTTTATTACTATAATCCAACAAAACTTGTTTTTGGTACAGATTCTGTATCTAAAACAGTGGATAACTTTCAAAATTATAAAAAAATAGCATTGGTACACTATGGTGTAGATATTTTAAAAAAAGCAGGTCTATCAGGACTATACGATCAAGTTGTTGAATTATTAAAGAAAAACAATAAAGAATTTGTTGAAATATCTGGTGTTAAACCAAATCCAAGTATTGATCTTGTTCGTGAAGGGGTCAATATGTGTAAGGAACAAAATATTGACTTTATTCTTGCGATTGGTGGTGGAAGTGTTATTGACTCTGCAAAAGCAATCGCAGCAGGTGTTTTCTATGAAAATGATCCTTGGGATTTGTTCACACAAGATATTAATTTGGAAAAAGCTTTACCAATAGGTGTAATTCTTACAATTCCAGCAACAGGAAGCGAAAGTAGTTCAGCAACAATTATAGATAACGAAGAAACACAACAAAAACTAGGATTAGAAAGTGATCTATTAAGACCACAATTTGCGATATTAAATCCAGAACTAACCTTGACATTACCAAGTAGACATACTTTTGCTGGAATTGTTGATATCTTATCTCATGTAATTGAAAGATATTTTACAAATACAACAAATGTACATTTAACTGATCACTTATGTGAAGGAGCTATGAAATCAGTTATTGATAATGCTTATATATTACTTGATGAACCTAATAATCTTGCAGCAAGATCTGAAATTATGGTAAGTGGAACGATTGCTCATTCAGGAATTCTTGGATTAGGAAGAGAAGAAGATTGGGCAAGTCACCGTATTGGTCATGAATTAACTGCAATCTATGGAACTACTCATGGGGTGACTTTATCGATTATCATGCCTGCATGGATGAGATATGTGTACAAAAACAATATTATGCGTTTTGTTCGTTTTGCTCAAAAGGTATTTAATATAGAAAACACTACTTTAACAAATGAAGAAATTGCATTATTAGGAATTGAGAAATTTGAACAATTCTTAAAGGATGTTCATATGCCAACTACTTTAAAGGAAGAAAATATTCCTTATGATGAATTCAATAAAATGGCAGAAAAATGTTGCGGTTCAAATACAGTGGGTCGATTCACTAAACTATCACAAGAAGATGTGATAAAAATATTTGAACTTGCAAAATGATGAAATAACCTTTCCCTATTCCTTTCTCTCTCTATATATATTTTATTAAAATACCTACATTTATAGTGTAGGTATTTTAATCATATAGTCATTGTAAAATTTTAAAAAAGACAAATTGATTGAAATAAAATCGATTTGTCCCTTTTAATTTTGTTTATAATTAAATAATATTCCTAATGACATTTCCTTAAATATTATGTAAAAGAGTATAAATTTGACTGCTAATTAAGATAATATATTAAGAGGTGGATTATATGTTTAGGACAATATTTAGGAAATTTAATTATCTAAGATTGAATTCTATAAATAACTCTTCTAATAATGACGCCCCCAAAAAGGAAAATATTCCAAAATCTATAAAAGTGGTTAAAGAAAAATTAACTCAAACCTTTTCTGAATGTAGTGATTTTGTTATTCGAGAACTTGATATAGGTGAAAAAAGGGATTTAAGAGTTATTTTAGCCTATATAGATGGTCTAGTAAGAAAAGAAATAGTAGATACAGAACTCTTAAAAACAATACTAATAGACTCAAGACTCACGAACTTAAATCAAGAATTTAATAAGGAAAGCACACTTGTAATTTTAAAAGAAAATCTATTGGCCATAAGTGGGATTAGTGATATTGATGATTTTAATGAAAGTATCCAAAGTATTCTTTCTGGAGATACGATTCTTTATATAGACGGAAATAAAAAAGCATTAAAAGCAGATACAAGAGCTTTTGAATCTAGAGGAGTAGAGGAGCCAGATACTGAATCAGTTGTTCGAGGACCTCGTGAAGGGTTTACTGAATCAATTAGGTTAAATTCAGCATTGATCCGTAGGAAAGTAAAAAACGTCAATCTTAAATTTGAAACAATGACATTGGGGAAACAGACCAATACTGATGTCATGATATGTTATATAAAAGGGATTGCTCATGAAGATGTAATTGAAACAGTAAAAAGAAGATTAAAGAAGATTAATACTGATGCTATTCTTGAGTCAGGCTATATTGAAGAATTTATTGAAGATGCACCTTACTCTATTTTTCCAACAGTTGGTAATACAGAAAAACCTGATGTAACTGCTGGAAAATTATTGGAAGGTAGGGTGGCCATTTTATGTGATGGAACCCCTTTTGTCCTCACAGTTCCCTACTTGTTTGTTGAAACAATACAAGCAAGTGAAGACTATTACTCACGATTTATTTTCTCATCTTTCTTAAGAATTATAAGAGTATTAGCGTTGATATTATCAACATTAACTCCAGCAGTATATGTTGCTTTAATTTCTTTTCATCATGATATTATTCCTGAGAAATTGATGTTAACTATCGCTGCATCAAGAGAAGGTGTTCCTTTTTCTACCTTTGTTGAAGCACTATTAATGATTTTAGCATTTGAAATGTTAAGAGAAGCAGGTGTCAGAATGCCTAGACCAGTTGGTCAAGCAGTAAGTATAGTAGGTGCATTAGTACTAGGACAGCAAGCTGTTGAGGCAGGACTAGTAAGTAATTTGATGGTTATTGTAATTGCATTAACTGCTATTACTAGTTTTATTGTTCCTCCTATGGGTGGTACAATTCCTTTCTTAAGATATGCTTTGCTAGGAGCAGCTAATATATTAGGATTTATGGGTCTTTTTCTAGTAGGTGAAGTTATTTTAATCTATTTATGTTCATTAAGATCCTTTGGTGTACCCTACATGGCTCCATTTTCACCATTATATGGGATGGACTTAAAAGATACATTTATAAGAGTACCTACTTGGGCGATGTTTAAAAGACCAAAATCTTTAACAGCAAATAAAAATGGAGATAATTCATATAGGATGAAAGTTAATATTAGAAAGAAGGAAGATTAATACGTTTATGAAACATTGTATTAAAAGGTATCTATTATTACCAATTTTTTGTATGATTTTAATATGTCTAACGGGATGTTGGGATAACAGAGATATAACAGAATTAAGTGTTGTTTCTGCAGTAGGTATTGATAAAACGGATGACGATCAAATTGAAGTGACGATTCAAATAATCAAAATTGGAACTGTGAAAGCAAAAGAACAAGGTAGTAGTGATGAGGCATATTGGTCTATTTCTAAAACAGGTAATACTATCTTTGAAGCACTAAGAAATATATTAACTACTGTAGATCGTAAACCATTTTATACTTATAATGAATTGATTGTTATTGGTGAAGATATCGCAAAAGAAGGGATAATGGAAGTACTTGATTTCTTTGAGAGGGACCATGAAAATAGACGACAGGCACTCGTTCTAATAGCTAAAGGATTATCAGCGAAAGAAGTATTAAATGCTAAAACTGAGTTATCAACAATACCATCATTACATTTATTGGAAGTAATAAGAAACTCGCAAGCATCAACTAAAATAATTGAAGTCGAACTTTTTGATCTTTTAAGAGATGTTTGTCATCCAGGAAAAAATGCTGTTGTTGGTATTATTGAAAAAATAGATAATGAAAAAGAAGAGTTAAAAATAAAAAATTTAAGAGTTGCTGGTGGAGCAGTTTTTACGAAAGATAAATTACAAGCTTGGTTAAAACCAAAAGATACGATAGGTTATCTTATAATAACTAATGAATTGAAAAATGGTATTATCAATATACCGGATCCAACTGATGAAAATAAATTAGTATCTGTTGAATTGAAACGGGTAAAAAACAAAATAGAGGTAAAATTTAAGGATAACAAACCAACATTTTTATTGGAAATCAAGGCAGCAGGAAACATAGGTGAACAGCAAAGTACTAGTGATTTAACAACAAAAGAAATGGTCAAAAAATTAGATAAAGAAATAGAAAAATTGATTGAGGATGAATTAAAAAAAATAATAAAATTGGCACAAGAAGAGTTAGAAAATGATATTTTTGGTTTAGGTGCGATTGTCCATATGAAAAATTTAAATTATTGGAAGAAAGTTGAGAATGATTGGGATAGTGTATTTAGCGAAACACAAATTGAAATAAAGGTAGATGCAAAACTTAAAGCACCAGGAACAGTAAAGAAAGCTCTAGAACCAAAATAAAGAGGTGAACAAATATGGTTGTTGCTCTTATTGGCGTATTTTTATTAGTGATTATTATTGATATATCGGGATTAATGAAAACAAATCAACGACTGAAAACAATGATTGTTTATTTCACATTGTTAACTTTGGGATTTATTATTAGTTTATTACAGGTAATTGACAAAAAACCCGTAAGTCCATCAATAATTATTGAGAAGATTGTAAAATATTTTATAGCAAGGTGATAGGATGTTAGATAAAGTAAAGATATCTAGTACTCAACTATCTTTAGTAATCATCGGATTTATATTTAGTGAATCTATTATATCTAATCCT from Mycoplasmatota bacterium carries:
- a CDS encoding Na+/H+ antiporter NhaC family protein, yielding MKKGNFIGLLPLIFFLVLYMSTGIITGKFDSMPLLLGFVLSAGFALLLDKKGEKTSLNDKIDIFAKAGGDGTIILMVVIFLLAGAFYSIADAMGAVNSTVNLGLTFLPSNMILPGLFLVGCVLSFSMGTSMGTITALGTIGVGISTQTGISLPLVMATVVGSALLLTGDHLSSDTTIAAIRTQGVESRDKFKANLMTVLPAVIITVIILTFLSTGNAEELERDFNLVRTLPYVAIIASALLGVNVMVTLGLGIGTGAVIGLAYGDFNVVELFGVLQRGMGWMEDLAIIAIIVGGLVGLMTYYGGIDFLLEKVTSRVKTKKGAQLGMASLVSLIDVATTNNTIAILAAGPLAKDLSEEYDIDPKRTASLLDVFSSGFQGITPYAGQLLVAAGIAGISPMEIVPYSFYSFLMIIFGLVFIFFDISKITKKK
- a CDS encoding S-methyl-5-thioribose-1-phosphate isomerase, with product MIRQDQNLAFMLQYENVAWYENASVRILDRRVYPTEVKFVTCHTHQEVAKAITDMVTQSAGPYTAAGMGMALAAYECRNLSKQDQVTYLEKAAYTLANARPTTANRMTLVTKGCLKAAYNALEKGEKVDLAIFNHTINSLNNRYSRINTVAKYLVDMFPQNGHVMTQCFGETIVGMMLKEANIQNKNIKLFVPETRPYLQGARLTASVAYDQGIDTTVITDNMAAFTMKTKHIDVFTSAADSICLDGHIVNKIGTLQIAIVAKNFGVPYFVTGIPDKDYQTISQVKIEERDPNLALECRGIKNTMEGVKGYYPSFDITPPHLISGVVTDKGIYSPYDLHRYFDTKVEDYY
- a CDS encoding S-methyl-5-thioribose kinase; its protein translation is MSKFNKHFRMEIEDAILYAKEKLSIFNQDAKLNAVEIGDGNINYVFKVWDENTKQSVVIKQADTLLRSSGRPLDVDRNRIEAEVLMLQEKLATGLVPKIYKYDPVMCAVSMEDISDHSNLRKVLLERKTYPTLADDITTFIVNTLLPTTDLVMDSGEKKDNVKKYINKDLCKISEDLVFTEPYIDYKGRNIVLDENMEFVRKELYEDKKLILEAGKLKNQFMNNAQALVHGDLHSGSIFVKENSTIVLDPEFAFYGPMGYDLGNVIGNLFFAWANACVTADANETLEFTNWISETIDNIVTLFKEKFIKLYKETVTDVMAKEELYMHWYLDTILADTAGLAGTEMLRRVVGDSKVADVTSIKDIEARVKAERLLIRAAKTFILERENIKYGKQYVDIFKSNI
- a CDS encoding iron-containing alcohol dehydrogenase, with the translated sequence MNSFYYYNPTKLVFGTDSVSKTVDNFQNYKKIALVHYGVDILKKAGLSGLYDQVVELLKKNNKEFVEISGVKPNPSIDLVREGVNMCKEQNIDFILAIGGGSVIDSAKAIAAGVFYENDPWDLFTQDINLEKALPIGVILTIPATGSESSSATIIDNEETQQKLGLESDLLRPQFAILNPELTLTLPSRHTFAGIVDILSHVIERYFTNTTNVHLTDHLCEGAMKSVIDNAYILLDEPNNLAARSEIMVSGTIAHSGILGLGREEDWASHRIGHELTAIYGTTHGVTLSIIMPAWMRYVYKNNIMRFVRFAQKVFNIENTTLTNEEIALLGIEKFEQFLKDVHMPTTLKEENIPYDEFNKMAEKCCGSNTVGRFTKLSQEDVIKIFELAK
- a CDS encoding spore germination protein; protein product: MFRTIFRKFNYLRLNSINNSSNNDAPKKENIPKSIKVVKEKLTQTFSECSDFVIRELDIGEKRDLRVILAYIDGLVRKEIVDTELLKTILIDSRLTNLNQEFNKESTLVILKENLLAISGISDIDDFNESIQSILSGDTILYIDGNKKALKADTRAFESRGVEEPDTESVVRGPREGFTESIRLNSALIRRKVKNVNLKFETMTLGKQTNTDVMICYIKGIAHEDVIETVKRRLKKINTDAILESGYIEEFIEDAPYSIFPTVGNTEKPDVTAGKLLEGRVAILCDGTPFVLTVPYLFVETIQASEDYYSRFIFSSFLRIIRVLALILSTLTPAVYVALISFHHDIIPEKLMLTIAASREGVPFSTFVEALLMILAFEMLREAGVRMPRPVGQAVSIVGALVLGQQAVEAGLVSNLMVIVIALTAITSFIVPPMGGTIPFLRYALLGAANILGFMGLFLVGEVILIYLCSLRSFGVPYMAPFSPLYGMDLKDTFIRVPTWAMFKRPKSLTANKNGDNSYRMKVNIRKKED
- a CDS encoding Ger(x)C family spore germination protein, which gives rise to MKHCIKRYLLLPIFCMILICLTGCWDNRDITELSVVSAVGIDKTDDDQIEVTIQIIKIGTVKAKEQGSSDEAYWSISKTGNTIFEALRNILTTVDRKPFYTYNELIVIGEDIAKEGIMEVLDFFERDHENRRQALVLIAKGLSAKEVLNAKTELSTIPSLHLLEVIRNSQASTKIIEVELFDLLRDVCHPGKNAVVGIIEKIDNEKEELKIKNLRVAGGAVFTKDKLQAWLKPKDTIGYLIITNELKNGIINIPDPTDENKLVSVELKRVKNKIEVKFKDNKPTFLLEIKAAGNIGEQQSTSDLTTKEMVKKLDKEIEKLIEDELKKIIKLAQEELENDIFGLGAIVHMKNLNYWKKVENDWDSVFSETQIEIKVDAKLKAPGTVKKALEPK